Proteins from a single region of Desulfovibrio inopinatus DSM 10711:
- a CDS encoding radical SAM protein, with the protein MDLTRHPCFNPKAKGECARIHLPVAPKCNVLCNFCNRKYDCVNESRPGVTSAVLSPAQAEEYLAKVMERVPNITVVGIAGPGDPFANPKETLETMRRIRKRWPEMLLCLSSNGLEIGDYIEEIARIGVSHVTITVNAVDPKIASKVYSWARVGKVIHRGDAIGEVIVKAQTDAIKRLKELGVTVKVNSIFIPGVNDHHMEEIAQTMKSYGVDLFNCMGLIPNPDTKFEKVPAPSKADICIIRDTCETYLPQMRHCQRCRADAVGLLEKDQSMELSGLLGECSQMIVPADATRPNIAVASMEGMLVNQHLGEASRFLIYGQDADKVVLLEERDAPKPGGGGQRWYTLADTLKDCRAILVSGIGETPRAVLEEEGLTVVEMDGLIEQGLEAVYGSGDISQLAKRRRGVSGGCCKGGGGVGCG; encoded by the coding sequence ATGGATTTGACTCGGCATCCATGTTTCAACCCCAAGGCCAAGGGAGAATGCGCCCGGATTCATTTGCCTGTGGCTCCGAAGTGCAATGTTCTGTGTAATTTTTGCAATCGAAAATATGATTGTGTCAATGAGTCGCGTCCTGGTGTGACGTCGGCTGTGCTGTCTCCTGCCCAGGCTGAAGAATATTTGGCCAAAGTCATGGAGCGGGTTCCCAATATCACGGTGGTCGGCATTGCCGGTCCTGGCGATCCGTTTGCCAACCCGAAGGAAACCCTGGAGACCATGCGACGCATTCGCAAACGTTGGCCCGAAATGCTGTTGTGCTTGTCTTCGAATGGTTTGGAGATTGGCGACTATATAGAAGAAATTGCTCGCATCGGGGTTTCTCATGTGACCATCACGGTTAATGCCGTGGATCCAAAAATTGCATCCAAGGTGTATTCCTGGGCCCGAGTCGGTAAAGTAATTCATCGTGGTGACGCGATTGGCGAAGTGATTGTCAAAGCACAAACCGACGCGATTAAACGACTCAAAGAACTCGGTGTGACGGTGAAGGTCAATTCGATTTTTATTCCGGGCGTGAATGATCACCATATGGAAGAAATCGCTCAAACCATGAAAAGTTACGGTGTCGATCTGTTTAACTGCATGGGACTCATCCCCAACCCTGACACCAAGTTCGAAAAGGTGCCGGCGCCATCCAAGGCTGATATCTGCATCATTCGCGACACATGCGAAACCTATTTGCCGCAGATGCGTCATTGCCAACGTTGTCGGGCTGATGCCGTTGGATTGTTGGAAAAAGATCAGTCGATGGAACTGAGCGGTCTGCTTGGCGAGTGCAGCCAGATGATTGTTCCCGCCGATGCAACGCGGCCCAACATAGCTGTGGCGAGTATGGAAGGCATGCTGGTCAATCAACACCTCGGCGAAGCCTCACGGTTTCTGATCTATGGTCAGGATGCTGATAAAGTTGTCTTACTGGAAGAACGTGATGCGCCCAAACCGGGCGGCGGAGGCCAACGCTGGTATACTTTGGCCGATACTTTGAAAGATTGCCGAGCAATTCTTGTCAGCGGTATCGGGGAAACTCCCCGAGCTGTTTTGGAGGAAGAAGGCCTGACAGTTGTCGAGATGGACGGTTTGATTGAACAAGGATTGGAAGCAGTCTACGGTTCTGGTGATATCTCTCAATTAGCCAAACGCCGCCGTGGTGTTTCCGGTGGTTGCTGCAAAGGCGGCGGCGGTGTTGGCTGTGGCTGA
- a CDS encoding pyridoxal phosphate-dependent aminotransferase has product MDICRPSEFMTSFLVMDILEKASILERQGKHVVHLEIGEPDFDTPECVKEAACRAIHDGKTHYTHSQGLLELRETICAQHYEQFGADISPDQVFVTSGTSPAMLMVFSLLAEENQKIVLTDPHYACYPNFIRYCGLAPEFIPGREEEGFQLKPERVKKRLDGTVAGILVNSPSNPVGSVMPGDDLEALCDLGLPIVSDEIYHGLSYVEKAASACQYTKNAFILNGFSKLYAMTGWRLGYVIVPPKYLKLIQKFQQNFFICAGSVAQWAGLAALTEAQDDVAKMVAEYDARRKYLLERLASIGLVPALEPTGAFYVLVNARHIDGDSLRLAGDILENALVGVTPGIDFGQTAEGYIRFSYANSKENINEGIRRFGEYLKKRGG; this is encoded by the coding sequence ATGGATATATGCAGACCAAGTGAATTCATGACATCCTTTCTCGTCATGGATATTTTGGAAAAAGCCTCGATTTTGGAACGACAAGGGAAGCATGTTGTGCATCTTGAGATCGGTGAACCCGACTTTGATACGCCGGAATGTGTCAAGGAAGCGGCTTGCCGAGCTATTCATGATGGCAAAACACATTATACGCATAGCCAAGGACTGCTGGAGTTGCGTGAAACTATTTGCGCTCAACACTATGAACAATTTGGGGCCGACATTTCTCCGGACCAAGTGTTTGTCACCAGCGGAACGTCACCGGCCATGCTCATGGTTTTTTCACTGCTTGCCGAGGAGAATCAAAAAATTGTCCTGACAGATCCGCATTATGCCTGCTATCCCAACTTTATTCGTTATTGCGGACTTGCCCCTGAATTTATTCCAGGACGGGAAGAAGAAGGATTCCAGCTCAAGCCCGAACGCGTCAAGAAACGTCTTGATGGAACCGTCGCCGGTATCCTGGTCAATTCTCCGTCTAACCCGGTGGGGTCGGTCATGCCCGGGGATGATCTCGAAGCCCTGTGCGATCTTGGCTTGCCGATCGTTTCCGATGAAATTTACCATGGTCTTAGTTATGTCGAGAAAGCAGCTTCGGCCTGCCAGTATACAAAAAATGCGTTTATCCTGAATGGCTTCTCCAAATTGTACGCGATGACGGGTTGGCGTTTGGGCTATGTCATCGTGCCTCCTAAGTATTTGAAACTCATTCAGAAGTTTCAACAGAATTTCTTTATATGTGCCGGTTCAGTCGCGCAGTGGGCCGGCCTGGCGGCCTTGACCGAAGCACAAGACGATGTGGCTAAAATGGTCGCCGAGTATGATGCCCGACGAAAATACCTGCTCGAACGTCTCGCCAGCATAGGACTGGTTCCGGCTTTGGAGCCGACCGGTGCTTTCTATGTGCTCGTCAATGCCCGACATATTGATGGGGATTCGCTTCGTTTGGCCGGTGATATTCTTGAGAACGCCCTTGTCGGGGTGACACCCGGTATTGATTTCGGGCAAACTGCCGAAGGCTATATCCGGTTCTCGTACGCCAACTCCAAAGAGAACATCAACGAGGGAATTCGTCGTTTTGGCGAATATTTGAAGAAGCGAGGGGGCTAG
- a CDS encoding hybrid sensor histidine kinase/response regulator — MKAYFRLVCIACMLCIFFPVQASSEQGKVQRKHVLFLNSYQNGYAWSDTILEAARAEFAKSPVSVELQVEYLDAKKYPEENVHELLSDLYAIKYKNVHFDVIICSDNPAFNFLLSRKNTLFPGVPVVFCGINDFRDSLIANRTDYTGIVEAADFKTNIALAKLLFPKRNKMIIIGNRSTTSLAIEKDVRQAASTFTNAFQFEFHNDLNYQAILSRIKEVDDKTTLMLLPFYIDADGDFYSPQELLDAISKVSDAPIFSAWRFMLGHGIIGGRLIGGETQAEIAARMTLDILAGAKPSDLPVVKETELHDVFDYLLVKRFNIPEDLLPEGSTFINEPKPFYELQKQVFWTIIASLVIMSVVLFFLANNILKRRRVEAAIKDQLSFLSLLMDTIPMPIYFKNPNGQYENSNSSFENWFGPSHTGEIESGSDQIDLELLRNPGVRIYEEELSDRYGRRHNVIVHKATYRNTAGGIAGVVGVLYDFTDRKKAEEKYRSLFENSALGIFRIDPSGRYLDANPAMAVMMGCSSAESFIQSGLDVLNNVAPELHYREIDDLGVTCPIGSAGSHEFEGVVKRVDGDDVTLHLYVRSVSGEGGKTSHFEVFCEDITMRRRAELELERSQTMLRTVIDNIPQLVYWKDRNLRFLGANKAFALQFGLSDVSSMIGMTIADIDLSPEDAQHSEAVDRDVLKTGLPRYRQLWEFEREGQPPFTLEVSKVPLMDSSRRVVGVLSTAEDITKRLSLEKQLVQSQKMEAIGTFVSGIAHDFNNILTTIINSSELALLDLPEDTDMAADIRRALTAAEQGSRLVSRIHTYARPSREGFKPMVLTEVVREALSLVRSSLPGNIRLSETVDSDLCPCLADRAQIHQIIMNLCSNAFQAMRDAGGLLAVSLGQETLSPDDADLLNMESGDYVVLTVRDTGPGIPESIRDKIFDPFFTTKDKGEGTGLGLSMVQGIIKAHAGTVIVTSQPGAGAMFEVHLPCLRDNVTQEMDMGGDAPAEGDERILFVEDNPDQLRAIPSYLARLGYHVTACNGADQSLDAISRAHEAFDVVVTDYDMPEVSGLELSRTLSQILPDTPVIMVSGRKSVVEAAKSLVNVKQIVLKPYSARTLAETIRRVLEQDSN, encoded by the coding sequence ATGAAAGCATATTTTCGTTTGGTGTGTATTGCATGTATGCTCTGTATTTTTTTTCCTGTTCAAGCATCGTCGGAACAAGGAAAAGTACAGCGTAAGCACGTTCTGTTTCTGAATTCCTATCAGAATGGGTATGCATGGTCTGACACCATACTTGAGGCAGCTCGAGCCGAGTTTGCGAAAAGTCCGGTGAGTGTGGAATTACAGGTCGAGTACCTTGATGCGAAGAAATATCCTGAAGAGAATGTTCATGAGCTGTTGTCCGATCTTTACGCCATCAAGTATAAAAATGTTCATTTCGATGTTATCATTTGTTCCGACAACCCTGCATTTAATTTTCTCCTCTCGCGAAAAAACACGCTTTTTCCCGGGGTGCCGGTGGTTTTTTGCGGTATCAATGACTTTCGGGATTCATTGATCGCAAACCGTACGGACTATACCGGCATTGTGGAAGCCGCGGACTTTAAAACGAATATCGCACTTGCCAAATTACTTTTCCCCAAACGCAACAAGATGATTATTATTGGCAATCGCTCGACGACATCGTTGGCGATTGAAAAGGATGTTCGCCAAGCGGCAAGCACATTTACCAATGCATTTCAGTTCGAATTTCATAATGATTTGAACTACCAAGCTATTTTGTCTCGTATTAAAGAAGTCGATGATAAAACCACCCTTATGTTGCTTCCGTTTTATATTGACGCTGACGGGGATTTTTATTCACCTCAGGAACTCCTTGATGCGATATCGAAAGTATCGGATGCGCCCATTTTCAGTGCGTGGCGTTTCATGTTGGGACACGGGATTATTGGAGGACGGTTGATCGGCGGAGAGACCCAGGCTGAAATCGCCGCACGTATGACGCTTGATATTTTAGCCGGTGCTAAACCGTCCGATTTGCCGGTCGTCAAAGAGACCGAACTTCACGACGTGTTTGATTATCTCTTGGTCAAACGCTTCAACATCCCTGAAGACCTCCTGCCCGAAGGCTCAACGTTCATTAATGAGCCCAAACCGTTCTATGAGCTGCAAAAGCAAGTTTTCTGGACCATCATAGCCAGTCTGGTCATTATGAGCGTGGTCCTGTTTTTTCTGGCAAATAATATCCTCAAACGACGCCGCGTCGAGGCGGCTATTAAAGACCAGCTTTCGTTTTTAAGTTTGCTCATGGATACCATTCCTATGCCCATCTATTTCAAGAATCCAAATGGGCAGTATGAGAATTCAAATTCCAGCTTTGAAAACTGGTTTGGGCCGTCACATACAGGGGAGATTGAGTCGGGGTCGGATCAAATTGATTTAGAGTTGCTGCGCAACCCGGGAGTGCGAATCTACGAAGAAGAATTGTCCGACCGGTATGGTCGACGTCATAATGTCATCGTGCATAAGGCCACCTATCGCAATACGGCCGGAGGTATTGCGGGGGTCGTGGGGGTCTTGTACGATTTCACCGATCGCAAGAAGGCTGAGGAAAAATATCGTTCGTTGTTTGAGAACTCGGCGTTAGGTATCTTTCGAATCGATCCTTCCGGCCGTTATCTTGACGCGAATCCGGCCATGGCCGTTATGATGGGGTGTTCATCGGCGGAGTCATTTATTCAATCCGGTCTTGATGTGCTCAATAATGTCGCACCGGAACTTCACTATCGCGAAATCGATGACTTGGGAGTTACCTGTCCAATCGGTTCCGCCGGTTCTCACGAATTCGAAGGCGTGGTCAAACGGGTGGATGGAGACGATGTCACTTTACATCTCTATGTACGGTCCGTTTCGGGTGAAGGCGGCAAAACAAGTCACTTCGAAGTGTTTTGCGAGGATATCACCATGCGTCGGCGCGCCGAACTTGAGTTGGAACGCTCGCAAACCATGTTGCGCACGGTTATCGATAACATTCCGCAACTGGTGTACTGGAAGGATCGGAACTTACGCTTTCTTGGGGCTAATAAAGCCTTTGCGCTGCAATTTGGGTTGAGCGATGTATCCTCTATGATTGGTATGACGATAGCGGATATTGATCTTTCTCCCGAAGATGCACAACACAGTGAAGCCGTTGACCGTGATGTGCTTAAAACAGGACTGCCGCGCTATCGTCAGTTATGGGAATTCGAGCGGGAGGGACAACCACCCTTTACTTTGGAAGTCAGTAAAGTTCCCTTGATGGATTCGTCGCGTCGGGTCGTTGGGGTGCTCTCCACGGCGGAAGATATCACCAAGCGGCTGAGTCTGGAAAAACAACTCGTGCAATCACAAAAAATGGAAGCCATCGGTACATTTGTCAGTGGTATTGCACATGATTTCAACAACATTCTGACAACTATTATTAATTCCAGCGAACTTGCGCTTCTGGATTTGCCTGAAGATACCGATATGGCCGCCGATATCCGGCGTGCGCTCACCGCTGCCGAACAAGGCAGCCGGCTTGTCAGCCGTATTCATACCTATGCGAGGCCGTCGCGAGAAGGCTTCAAGCCTATGGTGCTCACCGAGGTTGTGCGGGAAGCCTTGAGTCTTGTGCGATCAAGTCTGCCCGGCAATATTCGTTTATCGGAAACGGTTGATTCGGACCTCTGTCCGTGTTTGGCCGACCGGGCTCAGATTCACCAGATTATCATGAATTTGTGCTCCAACGCCTTTCAGGCAATGCGCGATGCCGGTGGACTGCTTGCGGTCTCATTGGGGCAGGAAACATTGTCTCCTGATGATGCCGACTTGTTGAATATGGAATCGGGTGATTATGTCGTTCTGACGGTGCGTGATACCGGTCCGGGGATTCCGGAGTCCATTCGTGACAAGATTTTCGACCCGTTCTTCACGACAAAAGACAAAGGGGAAGGGACCGGATTGGGATTGTCCATGGTGCAGGGAATCATCAAAGCGCATGCCGGAACCGTCATCGTGACAAGTCAACCCGGAGCCGGTGCCATGTTCGAAGTGCACCTCCCCTGTCTTCGCGACAATGTGACGCAGGAAATGGATATGGGTGGAGATGCACCGGCCGAGGGGGATGAGCGTATCCTTTTTGTGGAAGACAATCCCGATCAACTTCGGGCAATCCCGTCCTACCTCGCACGGTTGGGCTATCACGTGACGGCCTGTAATGGTGCAGATCAAAGTTTGGATGCGATTTCTCGCGCTCATGAAGCCTTTGATGTCGTGGTCACCGACTACGACATGCCCGAGGTCAGTGGGTTGGAATTGTCTCGAACGCTGTCCCAAATTTTGCCCGATACTCCGGTTATCATGGTTTCCGGTCGAAAGAGCGTTGTCGAGGCAGCCAAATCATTGGTAAACGTCAAGCAGATTGTCCTCAAACCGTATAGCGCCCGCACGCTGGCCGAAACCATTCGGCGTGTGCTGGAGCAGGATAGCAACTGA
- a CDS encoding sigma-54-dependent transcriptional regulator yields the protein MANILIIDDDPALCETMERVVARAGHTGHSAGTLKQGVSRVANEVFDVVFLDVRLPDGNGLDALPDIIQSGDSPEVIILTGKGDPEGAEMAIEGGVVDYLVKPSSIQNTLGVLERALKYRQEKQEASRPALLNLGGVVGVSPRMRACFELLGRASSSNSNVLITGETGTGKELIARTIHANHRRSNEPFVVVDCAALTETLVESSLFGHKKGSFTGADRDYLGLVRMADKGTLFLDEVGEMSLTIQKVFLRVLQERRFRPVGDLREVTSDFRLIAATNRDLGVMVEDGRFRRDLYFRLKTIALELPPLRERGGDIKILSMYRLNALCEEYGLPAKGFDPAFFDMLMAYNWSGNVRELFSVLETAFIAAGDAKALHPMHLPRDVRIAVTKASLGTRVDASSSGKDDEPEASVVAPTSPNSSTEPASSEEEPESTATPTSARCICAVDAVNRHVALKPFKEEMERDYLRALLSSTNGDVDCMVDIADVSKSHLYALLKKNDLSMKGPW from the coding sequence ATGGCCAATATTCTTATCATCGATGACGATCCGGCATTGTGTGAAACCATGGAGCGAGTGGTTGCCAGGGCTGGACATACCGGCCATTCCGCCGGAACGTTGAAACAGGGTGTATCACGCGTTGCCAATGAAGTATTTGATGTCGTTTTTTTAGACGTTCGTTTGCCTGATGGAAACGGCCTCGATGCGTTGCCGGACATCATCCAGTCGGGAGATTCGCCGGAAGTGATTATTCTGACAGGCAAAGGAGATCCTGAAGGCGCGGAAATGGCGATTGAGGGCGGGGTTGTCGATTATCTCGTCAAACCATCGTCTATTCAAAATACGTTGGGGGTACTGGAACGAGCCCTGAAATATCGGCAGGAAAAACAGGAAGCTAGTCGACCGGCATTACTCAACCTTGGTGGGGTGGTCGGTGTCAGTCCACGCATGCGGGCATGTTTTGAACTGCTCGGACGAGCTTCGTCGTCCAATTCCAACGTGTTGATTACGGGAGAAACCGGCACAGGCAAAGAACTCATAGCGCGTACCATTCATGCCAATCATCGTCGTTCTAACGAGCCGTTTGTTGTTGTTGATTGTGCTGCTTTGACAGAAACTCTCGTGGAGAGTTCCCTGTTTGGACATAAGAAGGGCTCGTTTACCGGCGCAGACCGTGACTATCTCGGTTTGGTTCGCATGGCTGACAAAGGGACGCTCTTTCTCGATGAAGTTGGAGAAATGTCGCTCACTATCCAAAAAGTCTTCTTGCGTGTGCTGCAGGAGCGGCGGTTTCGTCCGGTGGGAGACTTGCGCGAGGTGACGAGTGATTTCAGGCTTATTGCTGCGACGAATCGTGACCTTGGCGTCATGGTGGAAGATGGCCGATTTCGGCGCGACCTGTATTTTCGTCTTAAGACTATTGCCTTGGAGCTTCCACCATTGCGTGAACGTGGTGGAGATATCAAAATATTATCGATGTATCGGCTCAATGCATTGTGCGAAGAATACGGTCTCCCGGCAAAAGGATTTGACCCGGCGTTTTTCGATATGTTGATGGCATACAATTGGTCGGGGAATGTCCGCGAACTCTTCAGTGTACTTGAAACCGCGTTTATCGCTGCTGGTGATGCCAAAGCCTTACATCCCATGCATTTGCCGCGTGATGTGCGTATTGCGGTCACGAAAGCATCACTTGGGACTCGTGTCGATGCTTCATCGTCAGGGAAAGATGATGAACCGGAGGCTTCGGTTGTTGCTCCAACGTCTCCGAATTCTTCGACTGAGCCTGCCTCCTCGGAAGAAGAGCCCGAAAGCACAGCAACACCAACCTCGGCACGGTGTATTTGCGCTGTGGATGCCGTAAATAGACATGTTGCATTGAAACCTTTTAAAGAAGAAATGGAGCGTGATTATTTACGCGCACTCCTTTCAAGTACGAACGGGGATGTGGACTGCATGGTCGACATTGCCGACGTCTCGAAATCGCATCTCTATGCGTTGCTTAAAAAAAACGATTTATCCATGAAAGGACCATGGTAA